One window of Nocardia nova SH22a genomic DNA carries:
- a CDS encoding sugar ABC transporter substrate-binding protein, with product MNRKKVLALVMAALAAFAIAGCSVDSSAGSSGAASGDQAFGANVEMMPAVQKAHDVMKGKKIAFVPILYKGYALTENWGSTMQRTFGNLGADFQVYDSNFSSDRMISTINDLIARKAADVLILQNQDLGLLDSAIQSAERAGIYTVVLNMMSTRLGDSFIGVDVAHSARTIAQRAADDCSRRNAPKQVAVIDGPGNDPASIQWNQGIHDVLDPLGYKVTVAHSQFQNAVAQQAAESMLQQSQGKLCGFLVTYDVNAVTVGQTVANAVGRGQVAPDSVGVYTFDADKSWCDALKQGLVTASVAYDVQGIGEAAAVEAQQLIQSGVKPGSSHTVSFVSDAMVDKTNVDDVSIACYKGQ from the coding sequence ATGAACAGGAAGAAAGTACTCGCCCTGGTGATGGCCGCGCTGGCGGCATTCGCCATCGCGGGATGTTCGGTCGACAGCAGCGCGGGCAGCAGCGGCGCGGCCTCCGGTGACCAGGCGTTCGGCGCGAACGTGGAGATGATGCCCGCCGTGCAGAAGGCCCACGACGTGATGAAGGGCAAGAAGATCGCCTTCGTCCCGATTCTCTACAAAGGCTATGCGCTGACCGAGAATTGGGGCTCGACCATGCAGCGGACCTTCGGCAATCTCGGCGCCGACTTCCAGGTCTACGACTCCAACTTCTCCAGCGACCGGATGATCAGCACCATCAACGATCTGATCGCCCGCAAGGCCGCCGATGTGCTGATCCTGCAGAACCAGGATCTGGGCCTGCTCGACAGCGCGATCCAGTCCGCCGAGCGCGCCGGTATCTACACCGTCGTGCTGAACATGATGTCGACCCGGCTCGGCGACTCGTTCATCGGCGTCGACGTCGCGCACTCGGCACGCACCATCGCCCAGCGCGCGGCCGACGACTGCAGCCGCCGCAACGCGCCCAAACAGGTCGCGGTGATCGACGGCCCCGGCAACGACCCGGCCTCGATCCAGTGGAATCAGGGCATCCACGATGTGCTCGATCCGCTGGGATACAAAGTGACCGTCGCGCATTCGCAGTTCCAGAACGCGGTCGCCCAGCAGGCGGCGGAGTCGATGCTGCAGCAGTCGCAGGGCAAATTGTGCGGCTTCCTGGTGACCTACGACGTCAACGCCGTCACCGTCGGCCAGACCGTCGCCAACGCGGTCGGGCGCGGTCAGGTGGCGCCGGATTCGGTGGGCGTCTACACCTTCGACGCCGACAAGAGCTGGTGTGACGCGCTGAAGCAGGGCCTGGTCACCGCCTCGGTCGCCTACGACGTGCAGGGCATCGGCGAAGCGGCGGCGGTCGAGGCCCAGCAACTGATCCAGTCCGGGGTGAAACCGGGCAGCTCCCATACCGTGTCCTTCGTCTCCGACGCGATGGTCGACAAGACCAACGTCGACGACGTGTCCATCGCCTGCTACAAGGGCCAGTGA
- a CDS encoding ABC transporter permease, with product MTTATVDTHRRISPRARIARVEQGYLVLGITVLVCLAGGLTTSNFLSLNNFTSIASLSAAFGILAVGEAVVILGKGIDLSVAGIGLGSAQATLAFMNRGMPEGEAILLMAGLALLIGVINGVLIAYFEVPALFATLATGMLAIGGVDILFLSQNVYNVPGGSWIAALSNGSVLGIPRPVLVAAAVFVLAWLFISYTSAGRLIRAMGDNFDTARATGAPVRPLQVLTYVIAALLAVLAGYVTVSIQGSVQTTVTSFDPILFTALTVAVIGGVSLSGGRGTILGVLAGSLFVGVLNNLLVLHGLTTAVQDLIRGAVLIAAIAFDAWLHPRNVETEKSGEL from the coding sequence ATGACCACGGCGACGGTGGACACACACCGGCGAATCTCCCCGAGAGCCCGGATCGCGCGCGTCGAGCAGGGCTATCTGGTACTCGGCATCACGGTACTGGTCTGCCTCGCGGGCGGGCTGACGACGTCGAACTTCCTGTCGCTCAACAATTTCACCAGTATCGCGAGCCTGTCGGCGGCCTTCGGGATCCTCGCGGTCGGCGAGGCCGTGGTCATCCTCGGCAAGGGAATCGACCTGTCGGTGGCCGGAATCGGGCTCGGGTCCGCACAGGCCACTTTGGCCTTCATGAATCGCGGTATGCCCGAGGGTGAGGCGATTCTGCTGATGGCCGGTCTCGCGCTGCTGATCGGCGTGATCAACGGCGTGCTCATCGCCTACTTCGAGGTTCCGGCGCTGTTCGCGACGCTGGCCACCGGCATGCTCGCCATCGGCGGAGTCGACATCCTGTTCCTGAGCCAGAACGTCTACAACGTGCCCGGCGGATCGTGGATCGCGGCACTGAGCAACGGCTCTGTCCTGGGCATTCCGCGCCCGGTGCTGGTGGCCGCGGCGGTATTCGTACTGGCCTGGCTGTTCATCTCCTACACCTCCGCGGGCCGCCTGATCCGCGCGATGGGCGACAACTTCGACACCGCCCGCGCCACCGGTGCACCGGTGCGACCGCTGCAGGTGCTCACCTATGTGATCGCCGCCCTGCTGGCGGTACTGGCCGGATATGTCACGGTCTCGATCCAGGGCAGCGTGCAGACCACCGTGACCTCGTTCGACCCGATCCTGTTCACCGCCTTGACCGTTGCCGTCATCGGCGGTGTGTCGCTGTCGGGCGGGCGGGGCACGATTCTCGGCGTGCTCGCGGGTTCGCTGTTCGTCGGCGTACTCAACAATCTGCTGGTTCTGCACGGGCTCACCACCGCCGTGCAGGACCTCATCCGCGGCGCGGTGCTGATCGCCGCCATCGCCTTCGACGCCTGGCTGCATCCGCGCAATGTCGAGACCGAGAAATCGGGCGAATTGTAA
- a CDS encoding ABC transporter permease, translating to MTTALTETSPPERRSGPLTRGRLGIGFLSRGVDSFPLTGGRWTDRIARYRTLSELFEKRWMEGAVPLGLALILCAIVLATTRVGADNTPLILDQATEYGLLAIGLTVVLVGGGIDLSIGSIVGVASLGAMVADRVWNWPMPLVVPAAVVAGAALGAINGFLIAGLKMRPFITTLVTLIAFGGAAAALQSAYSTKIGVAKPDIVWDFLSFGKIAGIPTEWFLFVVVLLVVHIGLTRSRWGWWVTAVGSDRRSARRNGIPVVATTFWIYVLSGALAGLSGLLTAARLGRTDPNVGNGWEIIALTAVVLGGVSLKGGRGSVLRATVGVLVVAIIQQATIAEGAQGSYYTVILAAVLLLFTVLDLKWGKYRQRTVEKLKIDPAKLVLPPLTDINTPGSVWNLNSRLTSAPPIGLGQIRGAEDCAVDGDGNVFCGDQRGWVWKFAPDRTEGEIFSRTGGFPCGHVFDRDGNLVVAVGGMGVYRVSPDGESELLANKVKRSPFSLLDDSGLRAVDDLDVAPDGSIYASDFSTRNNTADFLIELVEFRSNGRVVRIDPDGSTEVVVSNHVFPNGICTSHDGQSILIVSTGLCRVDRLWIAGPKQGQLEPVLENLPGYPDNLNRSSDGNYWLPLCAMRTPMSDLLRKYPGVRRRMTREVSLDNWVVPQLNMSCVLKFDDRGRVLDVLWDETMENYPMVTSVKEQGGHLYLCGVSNNRIGRLPLEPGEIGAIDPNRVPGLADTRRTPAGVIL from the coding sequence ATGACGACCGCACTCACCGAAACCTCTCCGCCCGAAAGGCGTTCCGGACCGCTGACCCGCGGACGGCTGGGCATCGGATTCCTGTCCCGGGGCGTGGATTCGTTCCCGCTCACCGGCGGGCGGTGGACCGACCGCATCGCCCGCTACCGCACGCTGTCGGAACTGTTCGAGAAGCGCTGGATGGAGGGCGCGGTCCCGCTGGGACTGGCCCTGATCCTGTGCGCGATCGTGCTGGCCACCACCCGGGTCGGCGCCGACAACACTCCGCTCATCCTGGATCAGGCCACCGAATACGGCCTGCTCGCGATCGGTTTGACGGTGGTGCTGGTGGGCGGCGGAATCGACCTGTCGATCGGGTCGATCGTCGGTGTCGCCTCGCTCGGCGCGATGGTCGCCGACCGGGTGTGGAACTGGCCGATGCCGCTCGTGGTTCCGGCGGCGGTCGTCGCCGGCGCGGCACTGGGGGCGATCAACGGGTTCCTCATCGCCGGATTGAAGATGCGGCCGTTCATCACGACGCTGGTCACACTCATCGCCTTCGGCGGCGCCGCGGCCGCGCTGCAGAGCGCCTACAGCACGAAGATCGGCGTCGCCAAACCCGATATCGTCTGGGATTTCCTGAGTTTCGGCAAGATCGCGGGGATTCCGACGGAATGGTTCCTGTTCGTGGTGGTGTTGCTCGTCGTGCACATCGGGCTGACCCGGTCCCGGTGGGGCTGGTGGGTGACCGCGGTCGGCTCGGATCGACGGTCCGCGCGCCGCAACGGAATTCCCGTCGTCGCCACCACCTTCTGGATCTATGTGCTGTCGGGGGCGCTGGCCGGACTGTCGGGTCTGCTCACCGCCGCCCGGCTCGGCCGCACCGATCCGAATGTCGGAAACGGCTGGGAGATCATCGCTTTGACCGCGGTGGTGCTCGGCGGGGTGAGCCTGAAGGGCGGCCGCGGATCGGTGCTGCGGGCGACCGTGGGTGTGCTCGTGGTGGCGATCATCCAGCAGGCCACCATCGCCGAGGGCGCGCAGGGGTCCTACTACACGGTGATCCTGGCGGCCGTGCTGCTGCTGTTCACGGTCCTCGACCTGAAATGGGGCAAGTATCGCCAGCGCACGGTCGAGAAGCTCAAGATCGACCCGGCGAAACTGGTCCTGCCGCCACTCACCGATATCAACACTCCGGGCAGCGTCTGGAATCTCAACAGTCGTCTGACGAGCGCGCCGCCCATCGGCCTGGGTCAGATCCGGGGCGCGGAGGATTGCGCCGTCGACGGTGACGGCAATGTCTTCTGCGGCGATCAGCGTGGCTGGGTGTGGAAGTTCGCTCCCGACCGCACCGAGGGCGAGATCTTCTCTCGCACCGGCGGTTTCCCCTGCGGCCACGTCTTCGACCGCGACGGGAATCTGGTGGTCGCGGTGGGCGGTATGGGCGTCTATCGGGTCTCGCCGGACGGGGAGTCGGAACTGCTGGCCAACAAGGTCAAGCGCAGCCCGTTCTCACTGCTCGACGATTCCGGGCTGCGGGCCGTCGACGATCTCGACGTGGCACCCGACGGATCGATCTACGCCTCGGACTTCTCCACCCGCAACAACACCGCCGACTTCCTCATCGAACTGGTGGAGTTCCGCTCCAACGGGCGGGTGGTGCGCATCGATCCCGACGGCAGCACCGAGGTGGTCGTCTCCAATCACGTATTCCCCAACGGGATCTGCACCTCACACGACGGGCAGTCGATCCTGATCGTCAGCACCGGGCTGTGCCGGGTGGATCGGTTGTGGATCGCCGGGCCGAAACAGGGACAGCTCGAGCCGGTGCTGGAGAACCTGCCCGGCTACCCGGACAATCTGAACCGGTCCTCGGACGGCAACTACTGGCTGCCGCTGTGCGCGATGCGGACCCCGATGTCGGATCTGCTGCGCAAGTATCCGGGCGTGCGACGCCGGATGACTCGCGAAGTGTCCCTTGATAATTGGGTCGTTCCACAGCTGAACATGTCGTGCGTGCTCAAGTTCGACGATCGCGGCCGGGTCCTGGACGTGCTGTGGGACGAGACGATGGAGAACTATCCGATGGTGACCTCGGTCAAGGAACAGGGCGGACATCTCTACCTGTGCGGGGTCAGCAACAACCGCATCGGCAGGCTGCCGCTGGAGCCGGGCGAGATCGGCGCCATCGACCCGAATCGCGTTCCGGGACTGGCGGATACGAGGCGCACACCCGCCGGGGTGATCCTGTGA